The stretch of DNA CACACCGACGTCGGCTTCGCGCGCCTCGCCGGGGCCGTTGACGGCGCACCCCATCACGGCGACCTTCAGGGGAACGGGCAGATGCGACAGGCGCCGCTCCACCTCGGTCGCGATCTTCACGATGTCGATCGACACCCGGCCGCAGGTGGGGCACGAGACGAACTCCGGTCCCCGATGCCGCAGCCCGAGGGATTTCAGGATCTCCCAGCCGACGCGGACCTCTTCCTCCGGAGGTCCCGTGAGCGATACCCGCAACGTGTCGCCGATCCCCTCCGCGAGAAGGACACCGATCCCGACGGACGACTTGATCGTCCCCGAGAAGATCGTCCCCGCCTCCGTGACACCGATGTGCAACGGGAAATCGTATCGGCGGGAGAAGAGGCGGTACGCCTCGATCGTGGTGACAACGTCGGACGCCTTCAGGGAGAATTTGAGCGCCGTGAAGCGCACCTTTTCGCAGATCTTCAGGTATCTCGCGGCGCTCGCCACCAACGCTTTCGGCGTCGGCCCCCCGTACTTCGCAAGCAGGTCTTTTTCGACGGACCCCGCGTTGACCCCGATCCGCACGGGGATCCTGTTCGCCCGCGCCGCCCGCAGGACCTCGATCGTGTTCTCCTCCCCGCCGACGTTCCCCGGGTTGATCCGCAGGCAATCCGCCCCCGCGTCGGCGCAGGCGATCGCCAGCCGATGGTCGAAGTGGATGTCGGCGATGACCGGGATCGGCGACCCGGCGCGGATCTTCCGGAACGCCGCGGCCGCCTTCGCGTCGGGGACGGCGACGCGCGCGATCTCGCATCCTTCCCTCGCGAGCGACCGGATCTGCGCGACGGTCGCCCGGACGTCGCGGGTGTCGGTGTTCGTCATGCTCTGGACGGAGACGGGCGCACCCCCGCCCACCGGCACGCCGCCGACGCGGATGCGACGGGTCTTCATGCGTTCCTTCATGGCAGACGCATACTATATTCGAATCCTGGGGTTGCCGTCGACGCAATTATTCGACGGGAACTGGAGGGAGGGAGCCGCCGGGGGACGGGCGGGGTAACCCCTATCGGAGCACTTTCGTATGATCCTGGACCACGATCTCGTTCCCCTTGACGATGATGGAGTATTTCCCGTCCCGGGTATCATATCTGCCCGCGGGGGCGATCCAACGCTTCGAGTCCCGGTCGATCAGGACAAGTTGCTTCCCCTCGATCACCGCCCGGCCTCCCCCCACAAGGAGCAGCTCGCTTCCCGCGATGGATACGGGGACAAAGAACAGACAGGTGAAACAGCACAGGATCGTGAACATTCCCGTATTCGTCCTCATCTTTCCTCCTCCCGATTTCACCCGGGTCTCCGGATCGTCATGGAGATCTTCTGAACGGTTTCACCGCCGTCGCCGTCGGAGATCACCACTTCCGCTTCCACGTTTTGTCCGAGGAACTCCTCCGGGACCGGCCACTCGAGCGTATGCCCGTTCAGGACCATCCCCGGAGGGCCTTTTTTCAATGTGTAGGTTAACGGATCCCCGTCCGGGTCCACCGCGACGATCGGGTAAACGAATCTGCGCGCCGGGGGAAGTTCCTTCGGCAAACCGCTTTTTACGATCGGCAGTCCGTTCACGACCTGGTACCGTGGGGAATCCCTCCATGCCCCGTCGGCGGCTCCGTCGTTCGGGGTGACCCGTACATGGATCCAGGACCCCTTCTTCACGCCGGTCAGGTGCAGCGATTCCCCGCTGTCGGCACGGGGGAGGTCGTCCACGCTCCATCCGTATCGGAACGTCAACGGATCCCCGTCCGGATCCCGCCCCTGTACGACGGCCCGGACGACTCCCCCACGAATGGGCGCTCGGGGTTCGATCCCAACGTCCGTCACTTCGGGGAGGGAATTGACGGCGATCCCTTCCGCCGTCGTGAACGACCGTTCGACCCCCTGGATTCGGAGTTTCACCTCCGCGGAAACGCGGTCCCCCCGTTGAAACGCATCCCGTGGAAGGATCGGCGTGGTCCCCGCTTCGGACCCGTTCACAAACCAGCGCACACCCGTTACTTCCGCCCCTTTGCCGGGTGGCGATTTGACCGAGACGCCCGGCGGGACGAGTCGGCTCGGAGAGGAGGGGGAGACGATGACCGAGTATCCCTCCGGAGGCGGGGAGGTGCCGTCGCCCGCCGTCTCCACGGTCGCTACCGGCCCCGCCGC from Deltaproteobacteria bacterium CG2_30_66_27 encodes:
- a CDS encoding 4-hydroxy-3-methylbut-2-en-1-yl diphosphate synthase → MKTRRIRVGGVPVGGGAPVSVQSMTNTDTRDVRATVAQIRSLAREGCEIARVAVPDAKAAAAFRKIRAGSPIPVIADIHFDHRLAIACADAGADCLRINPGNVGGEENTIEVLRAARANRIPVRIGVNAGSVEKDLLAKYGGPTPKALVASAARYLKICEKVRFTALKFSLKASDVVTTIEAYRLFSRRYDFPLHIGVTEAGTIFSGTIKSSVGIGVLLAEGIGDTLRVSLTGPPEEEVRVGWEILKSLGLRHRGPEFVSCPTCGRVSIDIVKIATEVERRLSHLPVPLKVAVMGCAVNGPGEAREADVGVAGGKGEGLIFVRGKIVKKVKEREIAAEVVRIAEALAAEKRRGE